The following is a genomic window from Pseudomonas parafulva.
TTCTGGGAAATGATGCTGGTGCCGATGTACTTCCTCATCGCGCTCTGGGGTCACAGCTCGGCCGATGGCAAGAAGACCCGGATCTACGCCGCTACCAAGTTCTTCATCTTCACTCAGGCCAGTGGCCTGATCATGCTGGTGGCGATTCTTGGCCTGGTGCTGGTCAACTACAACACCACCGGCGTGATCACCTTCAACTACAGCGACCTGCTCAAGGCGCAGTTGCCGCCAGGTGTCGAGTACCTGCTGATGCTCGGCTTCTTCATCGCCTTCGCGGTCAAGCTGCCGGTGGTGCCGTTCCACTCGTGGCTGCCTGACGCCCACGCCCAGGCGCCGACCGCCGGCTCCGTGGACCTGGCCGGTATCCTGTTGAAGACTGCCGCCTACGGCCTGCTGCGTTTCGCCCTGCCGTTGTTCCCCAATGCCTCGGCCGAGTTCGCCCCCATCGCCATGACCCTGGGTCTGATCGGCATCTTCTACGGCGCCTTCCTGGCCTTCGCGCAGACCGACATCAAGCGCCTGATCGCTTTCTCCAGCGTCTCGCACATGGGCTTCGTGCTGATCGGCATCTACTCCGGCAGCCAGCAAGCCCTGCAAGGCGCGGTGATCCAGATGCTCGCCCACGGTTTGTCGGCCGCCGCGCTGTTCATCCTGTCCGGCCAGCTGTACGAGCGCCTGCATACCCGTGACATGCGTCAGATGGGTGGCCTGTGGCACCGCATCGCCTACCTGCCGGCCATCAGCCTGTTCTTCGCCGCCGCGTCGCTGGGCTTGCCAGGCACCGGTAACTTCGTCGGCGAGTTCCTGATCCTGATCGGCAGCTTCGCCCACGTGCCATGGATCACCGTGATCGCCACCACTGGCCTGGTGTTTGGTTCGGTCTACTCGCTGATCATGATCCACCGCGCCTATTTCGGTCCGAGCAAGGCTGACACCGTCTTGGCCGGCATGGACACTCGCGAGCTGATCATGGTGCTGGGTCTGGCGGCACTGCTGGTCCTGCTGGGCGTGTATCCGCAGCCGTTCCTCGACACCTCTGCCGCCACCATGAGCGGTGTGCAGCAGTGGCTCGGTTCCGCTTTCACTCAACTCGCTTCGGCCCGGTAAGAGCGCTATGGAATTCACCACTCAACACTTCATCGCATTGGCGCCGATGCTGATCACCACCCTCACCACGGTGGTGGTGATGCTGGCGATCGCCTTCAAGCGCAATCACTCGCAGACCTTCCTGCTGTCGACGGTGGGCCTGAACCTGGCCCTGCTGTCGATCCTGCCCGCCTTGAAAGTGGCACCACTGGCGGTCACCTCCCTGGTGACCATCGACAAGTTCGCCTGCCTGTACATGGCGATCGTCCTGGTGGCGACCCTGGCCTGCGTGACGCTGGCCCACGCCTACCTGGGCGAAGGCGCCAAAGGTTTCCCAGGCAACCGTGAAGAGCTGTACCTGCTGCTGCTGATGTCGGCCCTGGGCGGTCTTGTGCTGGTCAGCGCCAACCACCTCGCCGGCTTGTTCATCGGTCTGGAACTGCTGTCGGTTCCGGTCTATGGCCTGGTGGCGTATGCCTTCTTCAACAAGCGCTCACTGGAAGCCGGCATCAAGTACATGGTGCTGTCGGCTGCGGGCTCGGCCTTCCTGCTGTTCGGCATGGCGCTGCTGTACGCCGATGCCGGCAGCCTGACCTTCGACCAGTTGGGCAAGGCTTTGGCCGCGACCAGCATGCCGAGCCTGCTGGCCCAGCTGGGCCTGGGCATGATGCTGGTTGGCCTGGCCTTCAAGCTGTCGCTGGTGCCCTTCCACCTGTGGACCCCGGACGTCTACGAAGGCGCCCCGGCGCCAGTGGCCGCGTTCCTGGCCACCGCCAGCAAGGTCGCGGTATTTGCCG
Proteins encoded in this region:
- the nuoM gene encoding NADH-quinone oxidoreductase subunit M, with translation MILPWLILIPFIGGFLCWLGERFGATLPRWIALLTMSLLLGIGLWLWGTGNYTLAPAPGAEPAWALEYKVQWIQRFGISIHLALDGLSLLMILLTGLLGVLSVLCSWKEIQRHVGFFHLNLMWILGGVVGVFLALDLFLFFFFWEMMLVPMYFLIALWGHSSADGKKTRIYAATKFFIFTQASGLIMLVAILGLVLVNYNTTGVITFNYSDLLKAQLPPGVEYLLMLGFFIAFAVKLPVVPFHSWLPDAHAQAPTAGSVDLAGILLKTAAYGLLRFALPLFPNASAEFAPIAMTLGLIGIFYGAFLAFAQTDIKRLIAFSSVSHMGFVLIGIYSGSQQALQGAVIQMLAHGLSAAALFILSGQLYERLHTRDMRQMGGLWHRIAYLPAISLFFAAASLGLPGTGNFVGEFLILIGSFAHVPWITVIATTGLVFGSVYSLIMIHRAYFGPSKADTVLAGMDTRELIMVLGLAALLVLLGVYPQPFLDTSAATMSGVQQWLGSAFTQLASAR
- the nuoN gene encoding NADH-quinone oxidoreductase subunit NuoN; the protein is MEFTTQHFIALAPMLITTLTTVVVMLAIAFKRNHSQTFLLSTVGLNLALLSILPALKVAPLAVTSLVTIDKFACLYMAIVLVATLACVTLAHAYLGEGAKGFPGNREELYLLLLMSALGGLVLVSANHLAGLFIGLELLSVPVYGLVAYAFFNKRSLEAGIKYMVLSAAGSAFLLFGMALLYADAGSLTFDQLGKALAATSMPSLLAQLGLGMMLVGLAFKLSLVPFHLWTPDVYEGAPAPVAAFLATASKVAVFAVVVRLFMLSPAASSGVLSTVLAVIAVASILVGNLLALTQSNLKRLLGYSSIAHFGYLLIALVASKGLAMEAMGVYLVTYVITSLGAFGVITLMSSPYAGRDADALYEYRGLFWRRPYLTAVLTVMMLSLAGIPLTAGFIGKFYIIATGVQSQLWWLVGALVIGSAIGVYYYLRVMVTLYLAEPNLRSHDAPLRWEQRAGGVMLLAVAILAFVLGVYPQPLLDLVQQAGLHLVG